In one Babylonia areolata isolate BAREFJ2019XMU chromosome 14, ASM4173473v1, whole genome shotgun sequence genomic region, the following are encoded:
- the LOC143289788 gene encoding uncharacterized protein LOC143289788, giving the protein MEWSVLSCVLFVIVLSTEAEPVAGSSPQEDKSLSPDPDPAAFNADGKPSDMQEAMMAMLKTFVKQQVEERFGTLTQQLQRGDAYTKEVVLEGLAHVKEQRKDGDERLKEDLDEDFDWLKNKLAKVQFRFMEELEGMNQELTVQREALQKLRNSAYSWTQPCSPMAEDLRQQMSDMQADLHSTKQITSDIQAELNSTKEQMSDMQADLHSTKQITSDIQAELNSTKEQMSDILPMNASVGSTYIRWGRTTCPEAASLVYSGFAGGSWFRSTGGGSNYLCLVKEPQLDNMTLPSHHNNLYGAEYQEDGGHDETNVVCSVCRAPQSTSLMIPATVTCPEGWTTQYRGHLMSTHHIYPGRTEHVCVDENKENHGRNGDGATFYFIVTKCGSLPCPPYVADKVVTCVVCSV; this is encoded by the exons ATGGAGTggtctgttctgtcctgtgtccTGTTCGTCATCGTCCTCAGCACTGAAGCAGAGCCGGTGGCTGGCAGCTCACCGCAAGAGGACAAATCCCTGTCTCCTGACCCCGATCCCGCTGCCTTCAACGCCGATGGTAAACCGTCGGACATGCAGGAAGCCATGATGGCGATGCTGAAAACCTTTGTCAAACAACAAGTTGAGGAACGGTTCGGCACTCTGACGCAACAGCTCCAGCGAGGGGACGCGTACACGAAAGAGGTGGTCTTGGAGGGCTTGGCACATGTCAAGGAGCAACGGAAGGACGGGGATGAGAGACTGAAGGAAGACCTGGACGAAGACTTTGACTGGCTGAAGAACAAACTGGCCAAGGTGCAGTTCCGTTTCATGGAAGAGCTGGAAGGGATGAACCAAGAACTGACGGTGCAGAGAGAAGCCCTGCAGAAACTGCGAAACAGCGCATATTCGTGGACACAGCC GTGCAGTCCCATGGCAGAAGACCTGAGGCAGCAGATGTCTGACATGCAAGCAGACCTGCACAGCACCAAACAGATTACATCTGACATCCAGGCAGAGCTGAACAGCACCAAGGAACAGATGTCTGACATGCAAGCAGACCTGCACAGCACCAAACAGATTACATCTGACATCCAGGCAGAGCTGAACAGCACCAAGGAACAGATGTCTGACATCCTCCCCATGAATGCCAGTGTTG GGTCCACATATATTCGGTGGGGGCGAACCACTTGTCCAGAAGCTGCCTCTCTTGTCTATTCTG GATTTGCTGGGGGCTCGTGGTTTAGGAGCACTGGGGGTGGCTCCAACTACCTGTGCCTGGtgaaggagcctcagctggataACATGACTCTCCCGTCACATCACAACAACCTGTATGGTGCAGAATATCAGGAAGATGGAGGACATGATGAGACGAACGTCGTATGCTCCGTGTGCCGAGCTCCTCAGTCCACAAGCCTTATGATCCCTGCTACGGTCACCTGTCCTGAGGGATGGACCACACAGTACAGGGGACATCTTATGTCTACGCATCACATTTACCCGGGCAGAACAGAACACGTGTGCGTGGACGAGAACAAAGAAAACCATGGACGAAACGGTGATGGCGCCACGTTTTATTTCATAGTCACTAAGTGTGGtagtctcccctgccccccctacgTCGCTGACAAAGTCGTGACATgcgttgtgtgttctgtgtag